CATGCGCGCCGGGCGCGAAGCCTTCGGCTACGATATTGTTGCAGCCTAAGGCGCCGATCGGAACACCATTGCCCAATCCCTTGGCGAGGGTAATAATATCGGGGATTACATGTTCATGTTCATAGGCGAATAAGGTGCCCGTTCGTCCCAGACCTGTTTGTACTTCGTCGAAGGCCAAGAGGATTTTCTTGTCGGAACACAGGTTGCGTACTTCTTGGAGATAACCGGGCGAAGGTACGCGAACGCCGCCTTCCCCTTGTAGGGGCTCCAACAACACCATACCGGTTCGATTGGTCAGCGCTTCTTCCAGCGCCTTAAGATCATTGTAGGGAACGTGTTTAATGTCGGGCAGGAGGGGTTCGAAGCCTTGATGATATTTGGGTTGTCCTGTGGCACTGAGGGCGCCCAAGCTGCGTCCGTGGAAGGAGTGGGTCGCTGTGATGACTTCAGGTTTGGGTGTTCCCTGTTGTGCCCAAAAACGGCGTGCTAATTTGATCGCGCCCTCATTGGCTTCGGTGCCGCTGTTGCAAAAGAACCATTTGTCTGCAAAGCAGTGTTCACTGAGAAGTGCAGCCAGCTTTACTTGCGGTTCAATGTAGTAGAGATTGGAGACATGAACCAATTGTTTTGCTTGTCGGCAAAGGGCTTCGGTGACCTTTGGATGACAATGTCCCAGATTACAAACGGCAATACCCGCAAAGAAATCCAGGTATTCTTTGCCTTCTGCATCCCACAGGCGCGCGCCTTCTCCGCGGACAAGGGCGAGTTTGCGCTGACCATAGGTATTGATGATGTGTTGAGAATTGAGTTGTTTGATGGTTTCGGTATTCATGGATCTTTTCCGTGGTGAGGACTGTCTATAGCCATTTTGTCAATCAGCTTTTGCTGCTGTTGACACTTCTTTTTTCTCTGATTTGGCGGATTGTTCTCCCGTTGTGGAAGAGTTTTTCCCTGCATTGCCCGAAGGGGCTTTCCCTTTATTTTTATAATCGGTTTCGTAGAAGCCGGTTCCTTTGAAGATAATTCCTGCACCTGCGCCTAAAA
The genomic region above belongs to Candidatus Hydrogenedentota bacterium and contains:
- a CDS encoding acetylornithine transaminase, with product MNTETIKQLNSQHIINTYGQRKLALVRGEGARLWDAEGKEYLDFFAGIAVCNLGHCHPKVTEALCRQAKQLVHVSNLYYIEPQVKLAALLSEHCFADKWFFCNSGTEANEGAIKLARRFWAQQGTPKPEVITATHSFHGRSLGALSATGQPKYHQGFEPLLPDIKHVPYNDLKALEEALTNRTGMVLLEPLQGEGGVRVPSPGYLQEVRNLCSDKKILLAFDEVQTGLGRTGTLFAYEHEHVIPDIITLAKGLGNGVPIGALGCNNIVAEGFAPGAHACTFGGNPLSSAAALATMEVLTSPGFVDHAAKMGSYLVQALCTVAQDYQSIVEVRGRGLMIGIEFDRPVAPLIDALLDAGIICGQAGPEVLRFLPPLIIDTNAVDCVIAALVACLEGLGW
- a CDS encoding zinc ribbon domain-containing protein, with the translated sequence MPTYSYECKRCSHVQDIFHAMSASPKIKCEKCGGACIRLLGAGAGIIFKGTGFYETDYKNKGKAPSGNAGKNSSTTGEQSAKSEKKEVSTAAKAD